The Euzebya sp. genome has a segment encoding these proteins:
- a CDS encoding DUF3263 domain-containing protein, which translates to MPRRELSDRDRAVLDFERDWTAHQGGKLAAIAATFGFSPTRYYQVLAELVDSPAAERHDPLLVRRLRRRRRARHARTTAPGLTDHRGRGQTK; encoded by the coding sequence GTGCCCAGGCGAGAGCTGAGCGACCGCGACCGCGCGGTGCTCGACTTCGAGCGCGACTGGACCGCCCACCAGGGCGGCAAGCTCGCGGCGATCGCCGCGACCTTCGGGTTCTCGCCCACCCGCTACTACCAGGTCCTCGCCGAGTTGGTGGACTCACCCGCCGCCGAGCGCCACGACCCCCTGCTGGTCCGCCGCCTCCGCCGTCGCCGCCGCGCCCGCCACGCGCGGACGACCGCACCCGGACTGACGGACCACCGTGGCCGCGGGCAGACGAAGTAG